One genomic window of Candidatus Pseudobacter hemicellulosilyticus includes the following:
- the holA gene encoding DNA polymerase III subunit delta gives MSAEKIIGDWKKKKFKPVYWLEGEEEYFIDTVVDYAESSILSESEAGFNLLVFYGKDANWADVVNACRRYPMFAERQVVLLKEAQQMRDIDKLEPYIDNPMPSTILVVSYKEKKVDGRSKLAKILKEKGEMLTTKKMYDNQLPDWTNNLVQSKGFTISQRALLLLVDHIGNDLSRINNEIDKMLINLGERKNITEDDIEKYVGVSKEYNPFELQSAMAAKDIPKAIRIIQYFEANPKAAPIQLILPTLYNLFSKTYMIFGQNAKDDKTIAANIGVNAFFVKDYVATARNYGYGGVEAALLLLHQYNLKSVGVNDMGSSDASLLKEMVVKMSMSFS, from the coding sequence ATGTCTGCGGAAAAAATTATAGGCGACTGGAAAAAGAAAAAGTTCAAACCTGTTTACTGGCTGGAAGGGGAGGAAGAGTATTTTATTGATACGGTAGTGGATTATGCCGAATCTTCCATCCTGTCAGAATCAGAAGCCGGTTTCAACCTGCTGGTTTTTTATGGCAAGGATGCCAACTGGGCTGATGTGGTCAATGCCTGCAGACGTTATCCCATGTTTGCGGAACGCCAGGTGGTATTACTGAAGGAAGCACAGCAGATGCGGGACATCGACAAACTGGAGCCTTATATCGATAATCCAATGCCTTCTACCATCCTGGTAGTATCCTATAAAGAAAAAAAGGTAGACGGTCGCAGCAAGCTGGCCAAGATCCTCAAGGAAAAAGGGGAGATGCTGACCACCAAAAAAATGTACGATAACCAGTTGCCCGACTGGACCAATAACCTGGTGCAATCCAAAGGCTTTACTATTTCACAGCGTGCCCTGCTCCTACTGGTTGACCATATTGGTAATGACCTCAGCCGGATCAACAACGAGATCGATAAAATGCTGATCAACCTGGGCGAGCGGAAAAATATCACGGAAGACGATATTGAAAAATATGTAGGCGTCAGCAAGGAATACAATCCTTTTGAGCTGCAGAGCGCCATGGCCGCCAAAGATATTCCCAAGGCCATCCGCATCATCCAGTACTTTGAGGCCAATCCCAAAGCAGCCCCTATCCAGCTCATCCTGCCCACGCTCTATAACCTGTTCAGCAAGACCTATATGATCTTTGGGCAGAATGCCAAAGATGATAAGACCATTGCCGCCAACATTGGTGTTAATGCATTCTTCGTAAAAGATTATGTGGCTACCGCCCGCAACTATGGCTATGGCGGCGTGGAAGCCGCATTGCTGCTCCTGCACCAGTACAACCTGAAAAGTGTAGGGGTGAATGATATGGGCTCTTCTGACGCTTCCCTGCTCAAGGAAATGGTGGTGAAGATGTCTATGAGCTTCTCCTAA
- a CDS encoding bifunctional riboflavin kinase/FAD synthetase, protein MKVYQSTEDIPVFRQAVITIGTFDGVHLGHQQILAQLKAEAGRIGGETVIVTFHPHPRKVVAGNRQPILLINTIAEKISLLEQNGIDHLVIVPFTPEFSQLTPHEYVDSFLVRRFHPHTVIIGYDHRFGQGREGDYRLLEQYSAEFGFQLKEIPAQVIEENTVSSTRIREAVLNGQITMANALLGYDFFFSGIVVPGDRLGRTIGFPTANIQVTEAEKLVPGNGVYVVEITIDGFPGSYQGMMNIGTRPTVDGRTRKIEVNIFGFDADIYGRPVRVQVKKYLRGEQKFSGLDALKAQLASDRENALAAFRRSS, encoded by the coding sequence ATGAAAGTTTACCAGTCCACGGAGGATATCCCGGTCTTCAGGCAGGCAGTGATCACCATCGGCACGTTCGACGGCGTACACCTGGGCCACCAGCAGATCCTGGCGCAGCTGAAGGCGGAAGCAGGCCGTATAGGCGGCGAAACGGTGATCGTCACCTTCCACCCACACCCCCGCAAAGTGGTGGCCGGCAACCGCCAGCCCATCCTGCTGATCAATACCATTGCGGAAAAGATCAGCCTGCTGGAGCAGAATGGCATTGACCACCTCGTCATAGTACCCTTTACCCCCGAATTCTCGCAGCTGACACCCCATGAATACGTAGATTCTTTCCTTGTCCGCCGTTTCCATCCCCATACGGTCATCATAGGTTATGACCACCGCTTTGGCCAGGGCCGTGAAGGCGATTACCGGCTGCTGGAACAATACAGCGCCGAATTCGGCTTCCAGCTCAAAGAGATCCCGGCCCAGGTGATTGAGGAAAATACCGTCAGCTCCACCCGTATCCGGGAGGCTGTGCTAAACGGGCAGATAACGATGGCCAATGCCCTGCTGGGGTACGATTTCTTTTTCAGCGGTATCGTGGTCCCGGGCGACCGCCTCGGCAGGACCATCGGTTTCCCCACCGCCAATATCCAGGTCACCGAAGCAGAAAAACTGGTCCCCGGCAACGGCGTCTATGTAGTGGAAATAACTATAGATGGTTTTCCTGGCAGCTACCAGGGGATGATGAATATCGGCACCAGGCCCACCGTGGATGGCAGGACCCGGAAAATTGAGGTCAATATTTTTGGCTTTGATGCGGATATCTATGGCCGTCCGGTGCGGGTACAGGTAAAAAAATACCTGCGCGGCGAACAAAAGTTCAGTGGACTGGACGCACTGAAAGCACAGCTGGCATCAGACCGGGAAAACGCACTGGCCGCTTTTAGGAGAAGCTCATAG
- a CDS encoding phosphoribosylformylglycinamidine cyclo-ligase, with translation MSLYSQRGVSAQKEEVHKATEKLDKGLYPYAFCKIYPDFLTGDQQWVNLMHADGAGTKSILAYLYWKETGDLSVWKGIAQDAIVMNLDDLLCVGIHDNLLFSSTIDRNKKLIPGEVLETIINGTQEFFDEVKKYGVGIQYLGGETADVGDVVRTIAVNGTMAARWPKDQLVTNEKIQAGDVIVGFGSAGQASYEQAYNSGIASNGLTSARHDMLNKFYAGQFPETFEASLASEVVYIGPWKLTDKVPAGHYQPGNIGQPSAADAATLTIGQLLLSPTRTYAPLLKALFAEHLPAIHGLIHCSGGGQTKCMKYLPGEFRIIKDNLFEPPVVFSLIKEASGSDWREMYQVFNMGHRLEVFTDEATAAKMISLGQSLGIHGQIVGRVEAADKKELQLHAAGEIIVY, from the coding sequence ATGAGTTTATATTCACAACGTGGCGTCTCCGCACAAAAGGAAGAAGTACATAAAGCAACGGAAAAGCTCGACAAAGGTTTATACCCTTACGCATTCTGCAAGATCTACCCGGATTTCCTGACCGGGGATCAGCAATGGGTCAACCTGATGCATGCCGATGGAGCAGGCACCAAGAGCATCCTGGCCTACCTGTACTGGAAAGAGACCGGCGATCTGTCCGTCTGGAAAGGCATTGCCCAGGACGCTATTGTGATGAACCTGGACGACTTGCTCTGCGTAGGGATCCATGATAACCTCCTGTTCTCCTCCACTATTGACCGCAATAAAAAACTGATCCCCGGCGAGGTCCTGGAAACCATCATCAACGGTACCCAGGAATTCTTTGACGAGGTGAAAAAATACGGGGTAGGCATCCAGTACCTGGGTGGTGAGACCGCCGACGTAGGGGATGTGGTCCGCACCATTGCCGTGAACGGCACCATGGCCGCCCGCTGGCCCAAGGACCAGCTGGTCACCAATGAAAAGATCCAGGCCGGCGATGTGATCGTAGGCTTTGGCAGTGCCGGCCAGGCCAGCTATGAGCAGGCCTATAACAGCGGCATCGCCAGCAACGGCCTTACCAGCGCCCGCCACGATATGTTGAATAAATTCTACGCCGGGCAGTTCCCGGAGACTTTTGAGGCCAGTCTCGCCAGCGAAGTGGTCTATATCGGTCCCTGGAAACTCACGGATAAGGTCCCTGCCGGTCATTACCAGCCCGGTAATATTGGGCAGCCCTCGGCTGCGGACGCGGCCACGCTGACCATCGGCCAGCTGCTGCTGAGCCCTACCAGGACCTATGCCCCCCTGCTCAAGGCCCTGTTTGCCGAACACCTGCCGGCTATCCATGGCCTGATCCATTGCAGTGGCGGCGGGCAGACCAAATGCATGAAATACCTGCCGGGCGAGTTCCGGATCATCAAGGATAACCTGTTTGAACCACCCGTGGTCTTCAGCCTGATCAAAGAAGCCTCGGGGAGCGACTGGCGCGAAATGTACCAGGTCTTCAATATGGGCCATCGCCTGGAAGTCTTTACCGACGAAGCCACAGCGGCTAAGATGATCTCCCTGGGGCAAAGCCTGGGTATCCATGGCCAGATCGTGGGCAGGGTAGAAGCGGCTGATAAAAAGGAGCTGCAGCTGCATGCAGCCGGGGAAATCATCGTTTATTAA
- a CDS encoding RNA polymerase sigma factor RpoD/SigA, whose protein sequence is MRQLKIATQITNRDSQAVEKYLQEISKIPMITPEEETVLAQRIKMGDQKALDKLVQANLRFVVSVAKQYQHQGLSLSDLINEGNLGLIKAAQRFDETKGFKFISYAVWWIRQSILQALAEQGRLVRLPQNKIGTYNKANKAYMAFEQEHEREPSTEELAELLEMSETEINNIFQSNTRHTSLDAPVHEAEDVAMGDLLEGGDDTDDDVMKDSLRNEIRRVLKSLSPREAEIVNAYFGLDGENGVTIEQIGQKYDLTKERIRQIKERAIKRLQKARYSNALKAYLG, encoded by the coding sequence ATGAGACAGCTCAAAATTGCTACCCAGATAACCAATCGCGATTCGCAGGCAGTTGAAAAATATCTTCAGGAGATCTCTAAGATCCCGATGATTACTCCCGAAGAGGAGACTGTACTGGCCCAGCGGATCAAGATGGGAGATCAGAAGGCATTAGACAAATTGGTTCAGGCGAACCTGCGTTTCGTGGTATCTGTGGCTAAGCAGTACCAGCACCAGGGCCTCTCCCTGAGCGACCTTATCAATGAAGGTAACCTGGGTCTGATCAAAGCCGCCCAGCGTTTTGATGAAACGAAAGGCTTTAAATTCATTTCTTACGCTGTATGGTGGATCCGTCAGTCTATCTTACAGGCGCTGGCTGAACAGGGCCGTCTGGTCCGTCTGCCGCAGAATAAGATCGGCACTTACAACAAAGCCAATAAAGCTTATATGGCGTTCGAGCAGGAACATGAGCGCGAACCCAGCACAGAAGAACTGGCCGAGTTACTGGAAATGAGCGAAACCGAGATCAACAATATCTTCCAGAGCAATACCCGTCACACCTCCCTGGATGCACCCGTGCATGAAGCAGAGGACGTAGCCATGGGCGACCTGCTGGAAGGCGGAGATGATACTGATGATGACGTGATGAAGGATTCTCTCCGCAACGAGATCCGCCGCGTGCTGAAATCCCTCAGCCCCCGCGAAGCAGAGATCGTGAATGCTTATTTCGGTCTTGACGGCGAGAACGGCGTGACCATTGAACAGATCGGTCAGAAATATGATCTTACCAAAGAACGTATCCGCCAGATCAAGGAACGCGCCATCAAACGCCTCCAGAAAGCACGTTACAGCAATGCGCTGAAAGCATATTTAGGTTAG
- the trxB gene encoding thioredoxin-disulfide reductase, with product MESEKVHCLIIGSGPAGYTAAIYAARANMKPILYQGIQPGGQLTITTEVENYPGYADGVQGPEMMVDFEKQATRMGADIRFGLATKVDFSTQPHKVWIDDEKLIEADAVIIATGASAKWLGLESEQRLNGFGVSACAVCDGFFFRNKEVAIVGAGDTAAEEAMYLSKLATNVHMIVRRDEMRASKVMQERVQQAPNIKLYWNSETDEICGENKVDSVRIRNVKTGATETIPVSGFFVAIGHQPNSDVFKPWIDMDEAGYIKTVPGTSKTNVEGVFAAGDVQDKIYRQAVTAAGSGCMAALDAERYLSAKGVV from the coding sequence ATGGAAAGCGAAAAAGTACACTGTTTAATCATAGGATCGGGCCCCGCAGGTTATACCGCTGCTATCTATGCAGCCAGGGCCAATATGAAACCCATCCTTTACCAGGGCATCCAGCCCGGTGGTCAGCTCACTATCACTACTGAAGTAGAGAACTATCCCGGTTATGCCGATGGCGTACAGGGCCCTGAAATGATGGTCGATTTTGAGAAGCAGGCCACCCGCATGGGCGCCGATATCCGTTTTGGACTGGCTACCAAAGTTGATTTCTCCACCCAGCCCCACAAGGTCTGGATAGATGATGAAAAGCTTATTGAAGCTGATGCCGTGATCATCGCCACCGGCGCTTCCGCCAAATGGCTGGGCCTGGAAAGCGAACAGCGGCTCAACGGTTTTGGCGTGAGCGCCTGCGCTGTTTGTGACGGTTTCTTCTTCCGTAACAAGGAAGTGGCTATCGTTGGCGCCGGCGACACTGCTGCCGAAGAAGCCATGTACCTGTCCAAGCTGGCTACTAATGTACACATGATTGTCCGCCGCGATGAGATGCGCGCCTCCAAGGTGATGCAGGAAAGAGTGCAGCAGGCGCCGAATATCAAACTGTACTGGAACAGCGAGACCGACGAGATCTGCGGTGAGAACAAAGTGGATTCCGTACGCATCCGCAATGTAAAGACGGGCGCTACTGAAACCATTCCTGTCAGTGGTTTCTTTGTGGCCATCGGTCACCAGCCCAATTCTGATGTTTTCAAACCCTGGATAGATATGGATGAGGCCGGTTATATCAAGACCGTCCCCGGTACTTCCAAAACCAATGTGGAAGGCGTATTTGCCGCCGGTGACGTACAGGACAAGATCTACCGCCAGGCAGTAACAGCCGCGGGCAGTGGCTGTATGGCCGCCCTGGACGCCGAGCGCTACCTGTCGGCCAAAGGCGTAGTATAG
- a CDS encoding dihydroneopterin aldolase: MVTIELLQLRFHAYHGIYEGEDRTGSPYEVNIKVDYEEADTQFSDLKNTINYVEIFEIVKQRMIIPTPLLEKVAEGIVRRIKHQYPFTTGVTLSIYKLEPPIEGFQGKIGITLQKRFAN; the protein is encoded by the coding sequence ATGGTAACTATCGAATTACTGCAGCTCCGCTTCCACGCCTATCATGGTATCTATGAAGGCGAGGACAGAACGGGCAGCCCCTACGAAGTGAATATTAAAGTTGATTATGAGGAAGCTGATACCCAGTTCAGCGACCTGAAGAATACCATCAACTATGTGGAGATCTTTGAGATCGTTAAACAACGCATGATTATTCCCACTCCTTTGCTGGAAAAAGTGGCGGAAGGTATTGTCCGTCGCATCAAACACCAGTACCCCTTTACCACCGGGGTCACCCTTTCCATCTACAAACTGGAGCCGCCCATTGAAGGTTTCCAGGGAAAGATCGGGATCACCCTGCAAAAGCGTTTTGCCAATTAG
- a CDS encoding DUF3822 family protein, translating to MVKATFDIIPADPVPEDLHKHLLLMEVGEQLFSYVLYDRQQQLFIGFRQYNLDFIPGKPAMEALQEILAGDELLQQPFREACLIYHFSDSNLLPEKIFHMDLNKPVTELVYGNARKGLLLSEKVPDWNLYNVYRIPREAHTLLQQKFAAGKYWHYYTLLLSGVDKETLSGDTFKVIIAADRMVVLAFREQGLLLAQTYAYHTPEDVSYHLLALCQQFGIDPEKLQLQVSGLIDEQSILYQELLKYFSEPAWDQVPGDARLDELFSAYPAHYFSPLLKMALCV from the coding sequence ATGGTGAAAGCAACCTTCGATATCATCCCCGCGGACCCGGTCCCGGAAGACCTGCATAAGCACCTGCTCCTGATGGAAGTAGGGGAGCAATTATTCAGCTATGTGTTGTACGACCGCCAACAGCAGCTTTTTATCGGGTTCCGTCAGTATAACCTGGACTTCATTCCCGGCAAACCGGCTATGGAAGCCCTGCAGGAAATACTGGCGGGCGATGAACTGCTGCAACAGCCTTTCCGGGAAGCCTGCCTGATCTATCATTTTTCGGACAGCAACCTGCTGCCGGAAAAAATCTTCCATATGGACCTCAACAAGCCGGTGACGGAGCTGGTCTACGGCAACGCCCGCAAGGGACTGTTACTGAGTGAAAAAGTACCGGACTGGAACCTGTATAATGTCTATCGTATTCCCCGGGAAGCACATACCCTGCTGCAACAGAAATTTGCTGCCGGTAAATACTGGCACTACTATACGCTGCTGCTCTCGGGCGTTGATAAGGAAACCCTCAGCGGCGATACCTTTAAAGTGATCATCGCCGCAGACCGCATGGTGGTGCTGGCCTTCAGGGAGCAGGGATTGCTGCTGGCCCAGACCTATGCCTACCATACGCCGGAGGATGTATCCTACCACCTGCTGGCCCTTTGCCAGCAGTTTGGCATTGACCCGGAAAAACTGCAGCTGCAGGTCTCCGGTCTGATCGACGAACAATCGATCCTGTACCAGGAGCTGCTTAAATACTTCAGTGAGCCCGCATGGGACCAGGTCCCCGGCGATGCCCGCCTGGACGAACTGTTCTCGGCCTACCCGGCTCATTATTTTTCACCACTGCTGAAAATGGCCTTATGCGTATAA
- a CDS encoding RsmD family RNA methyltransferase — protein sequence MRIIGGEHGGRRISPPGKMPHTRPTTDVAKEGLFNIIENNLEIDQLKTLDIFGGTGSISYELASRGAMDLTIVEKDTAMYEFIRKTSESLKLENFRVVKMEVFKFLELCTEQFDFIFAGPPYALNTIDELPKKVREKKLLKPNGWFVLEHTPRNNYEQYTQFVTARNYGTTIFSIFVNK from the coding sequence ATGCGTATAATCGGGGGAGAGCACGGTGGCCGGCGGATCAGCCCGCCCGGTAAAATGCCGCATACCCGGCCCACTACTGATGTGGCCAAGGAAGGACTGTTCAATATCATTGAGAACAACCTGGAGATTGACCAGCTCAAGACCCTGGATATCTTTGGGGGTACCGGCAGCATCAGTTATGAACTGGCTTCCCGCGGCGCCATGGACCTGACCATTGTGGAAAAGGATACGGCCATGTATGAGTTCATCCGCAAGACTTCGGAATCACTGAAGCTGGAGAATTTCAGGGTGGTGAAAATGGAGGTATTCAAATTCCTGGAACTGTGTACGGAGCAGTTCGATTTTATTTTTGCCGGTCCGCCCTATGCACTCAACACCATTGATGAACTGCCCAAAAAGGTCCGGGAAAAGAAGCTGCTCAAACCCAATGGCTGGTTTGTGCTGGAGCATACTCCCCGGAATAACTATGAGCAGTACACGCAGTTTGTGACGGCCCGTAATTATGGGACTACCATCTTCAGCATCTTCGTCAATAAATAA
- the bioD gene encoding dethiobiotin synthase: protein MQLFVTGIGTGVGKTMVSAILARALDADYWKPVQAGLEGGTDSEWVKAMLEGTDCQVHPESYRLQLPASPHIAARQEGIELSMQKICSDIPVINRNLIIEGAGGLLVPLNRSFFMADLARSMQAKLVLVSRNYLGSINHSLLTARVCREMGLPVIGWIFNDQYLDYEEEIVQWTGIPRIASIPFTNSSNPQFVATQAAALKQQLKAYL, encoded by the coding sequence ATGCAACTATTTGTAACGGGTATTGGCACCGGTGTGGGAAAAACAATGGTATCCGCCATCCTGGCCCGCGCCCTGGACGCCGATTACTGGAAACCGGTACAGGCCGGACTGGAAGGCGGAACGGACAGTGAATGGGTAAAAGCCATGCTGGAAGGGACTGACTGTCAGGTACACCCGGAGTCCTACCGGCTGCAGCTGCCGGCCTCTCCGCATATTGCAGCCCGGCAGGAAGGGATTGAATTATCGATGCAAAAAATTTGTTCGGACATTCCGGTAATAAATCGTAATTTGATCATCGAGGGCGCCGGTGGATTGCTGGTACCGCTGAACAGGTCTTTTTTTATGGCAGACCTTGCGCGGTCAATGCAGGCGAAGCTGGTGCTGGTAAGCCGGAACTATCTCGGCAGCATCAATCACTCCCTGCTCACCGCCCGGGTATGCCGGGAAATGGGATTGCCGGTCATCGGCTGGATCTTCAACGACCAGTACCTCGATTATGAAGAAGAGATTGTCCAGTGGACAGGTATTCCCCGGATAGCTTCCATTCCATTTACCAACAGCAGCAACCCGCAATTTGTAGCAACACAGGCAGCAGCCCTCAAACAGCAGCTGAAAGCCTATTTATGA
- a CDS encoding 5-formyltetrahydrofolate cyclo-ligase — protein MTKNTLRKEYLQRRMDMPEEEFQQQIALMAFNFKKLPLPAVRYLLSYFPMVNRHEFDIAVCEDIVRHAHPAMQLALPRVETEGHGMEACLVEKGGLFLKNRFNVPEPVSEIIVPPADIDLVFVPLVAFDKQGYRVGYGKGYYDRFLARCRPDLPKVGFSFFEAVDSITDIDQFDVPLDFCITPFRIYEF, from the coding sequence ATGACAAAGAACACCCTACGGAAAGAGTACCTGCAACGCAGGATGGATATGCCCGAAGAAGAGTTTCAGCAGCAGATAGCATTGATGGCATTCAACTTTAAAAAACTGCCCCTGCCGGCGGTTCGTTACCTCCTGTCTTATTTTCCCATGGTCAACCGGCATGAGTTTGATATTGCCGTTTGTGAAGATATTGTCCGGCATGCACATCCCGCTATGCAGCTGGCCCTGCCCAGGGTAGAGACCGAAGGGCATGGCATGGAAGCCTGCCTGGTGGAGAAGGGAGGCCTTTTCCTGAAGAACAGGTTCAATGTGCCGGAACCCGTCAGTGAGATCATTGTACCACCTGCTGATATAGACCTGGTCTTTGTGCCACTGGTGGCCTTTGACAAGCAGGGTTACCGGGTGGGCTATGGCAAAGGCTATTATGACCGCTTCCTGGCCCGCTGCCGGCCGGACCTGCCCAAGGTGGGGTTCTCCTTCTTTGAGGCGGTTGATTCCATCACGGACATCGATCAATTTGATGTACCTTTAGATTTTTGTATCACCCCGTTTCGTATTTATGAATTTTAA
- the lpxK gene encoding tetraacyldisaccharide 4'-kinase gives MNFNAPLLRPIRMLLFPFSLLYGAIVWLRNRLFDKGVLKSSSFNIPIICVGNLSAGGTGKSPMVEFLLRWLRNRQPAAVLSRGYKRKTRGYALAGPQSTALEIGDEPMQFHLKFPEVTVAVGEERIVAIPQLLHDRPDTRVIVLDDAFQHRSVKAGFNILLTDYNNLFTRDWFLPTGDLRDEKGSAKRADLLIVTKCPATLEPTEKEAIRKEIRPLPGQHLFFSTIRYGQPYHIISRETRSVQEGTEVLLVSGIANPDPLKRQLQETAATYYEILYSDHHIFSIDDLKEIVKRFQHINAPDKIILTTEKDAVRLMKFEQQLKELPVYVLPIEMQFLFGEEPLFTDLITNFIAAFKLPA, from the coding sequence ATGAATTTTAATGCGCCTCTTTTACGTCCCATACGCATGCTGCTGTTCCCTTTCTCCCTGCTGTATGGTGCAATTGTATGGCTGCGGAACAGGCTGTTTGATAAAGGCGTACTGAAATCCTCCTCCTTCAATATACCCATTATCTGTGTAGGCAATCTCTCCGCCGGCGGTACCGGTAAATCGCCCATGGTGGAGTTCCTGCTGAGATGGCTGCGCAACCGGCAGCCCGCGGCGGTATTGAGCAGGGGATACAAGCGGAAGACCCGGGGCTATGCACTGGCCGGTCCCCAGTCAACGGCATTGGAAATTGGGGACGAACCTATGCAGTTCCACCTCAAATTTCCCGAAGTAACGGTAGCAGTAGGAGAGGAGCGGATAGTGGCCATCCCGCAACTGCTGCATGACAGGCCCGATACCCGGGTGATTGTGCTGGATGATGCTTTCCAGCACCGCTCCGTAAAAGCAGGCTTTAATATCCTGCTGACGGATTATAACAATTTGTTTACCCGCGACTGGTTCCTGCCAACAGGCGACCTGCGCGATGAAAAGGGGAGCGCCAAAAGAGCGGATCTGCTCATTGTGACCAAATGCCCCGCTACCCTGGAACCCACTGAAAAAGAAGCTATCCGTAAAGAGATCAGGCCCCTGCCCGGGCAGCACCTGTTCTTCAGCACCATCCGTTACGGACAGCCCTATCATATCATCAGCCGGGAAACCCGGTCCGTGCAGGAAGGCACGGAAGTGCTGCTGGTGAGCGGTATCGCCAACCCGGACCCCCTCAAAAGGCAACTCCAGGAAACGGCGGCCACCTATTACGAGATCCTGTATAGCGACCACCATATATTCAGTATTGACGACCTGAAAGAGATTGTCAAAAGGTTCCAGCACATTAACGCCCCCGACAAGATCATCCTGACCACCGAAAAAGATGCGGTCAGGCTGATGAAATTTGAACAACAGCTGAAAGAACTGCCTGTTTACGTACTCCCCATTGAGATGCAGTTCCTCTTCGGCGAAGAACCATTATTTACTGATTTAATCACTAATTTCATTGCAGCTTTTAAGTTGCCTGCCTGA